AATACGGCAGAATATCGTTCAATAAACTCTTTGCTCTCCACAAAGATGCATTTATAAAAGTATCCACACAAAGGTTCTTTTAAAAGTTCCAACCTAAGGCCAGAATCTCCATAGATCAGCCCGATGGGAATACCCATCGAACCGGTGTATGCAGTATTGATGAAAGTTTCATTGACTCCGATGTCATTCATAAGGCATGAATCTTAAAGCTGGAGTAGATGTGGTCCATGTTAGCACTGAGGTAGCCTATTCCTGCGTGGTAGCCAAAAAAACACAATCGTATGCGCTATCTTTTGGCATCATGTACTCTACCCTCAGCGCTCTAGATACCAGCTCAATTCTCTCGTCCATCTCAGCGATAGCTGGAGAGATGTTATCAGCACTCGCGTGGCACCAGCGATTGTGAGTTTCTCAAGTCTCGAGCTACATTCTCCCAATAGAGCTTCTATGAATATTTTCAATTGCTGCTAGCGGCATTCTTTACAGTACTCAATGGAACGCTTATTTGCTGCTCCCAGTTTGTTATTCCCCCATAGTCCTTTCATATCGACAGATACATAGATGTTCATTTCCCCTCACCCCAAAAACAAAACCCCGGCATATGCCGGGGTTATGAGATATCCTTATATAATCAGAATTCCTGGTAGTAGTAAATGTTGAGATACCAACCAGAAACGTTGAGGAAGTCGAGACCAAAGTCAACACTGAGCAAATCATAGAGTGTGGTTGCGACAGTCAAACCAGCCGCCGTATCACCAGTCAGCAGGTAGTAACCAAAGTTGAGAGCAATTGTCGGATCAGCAATGACGCCGAGTCCAAGAACTGGGGAAACGGTAAGATCGGCGGTGAAACTGACATCCTGGAAATTGGCAACGACGTCTCCATCAAGTCCATTGACCCAGTTGTTGAAGTCGCCGGAACCTGCTTTGAGTGCCAGTGTAGCAGGGCCAAAGGTCAAAGCCGCGGGTTCCAGGAGGAACTGAGCGCTCGCTGGGTAGATGTACTTAACAGTCAGAGTACCAAGGCTGTTGCTGAGAACTGCCTGGAGCCAGGCGGAGAAAGCAGCGCTAGCAATATCATAGTGGAGGTTACCACTGAGGTCAAACAGGTTAGCAAGACTGAAGTTAACACCAACGAGCTGATCATTGATATTACCGTAAGCAGCGTAGGCATCAACATCGACAGGTCCGAGTGTGTTCTTGAACCAAACATGGAGCTGGTAATCACCGGGTGTCCTATAAGCAGCCCTGAAACCAAGACCGTTGAAAATATCTTCAGAGCTGACTTCAAGTGCGGCTCCACCAAAGCTATAACCGGTAAAGGTAGCCTGAGCAGCAATCGTAAGAGGATCGACAACGAGTTTTCCAGCTACTTTGTTGTTATCCTGTGTAGCAACCCAAAGCCCGAAGTCCTTGAGTTCGAGAACAGCGGTAGGAGCCCATACACCATCATCAACATCTACAAACCACCAGAGGCTGTAATCACCAGTAAAAGCATTGCTTGCGTACCATGTTGCACCGAGGTGGTCATTGGAAAGAGCGAGACTGCTGATGCCTATTCCATTGGCATTGTGGTCGGTAACGTAGATGCTGAGGTTGGCAGGCTGATCGATATCAAAGCTTATCCATGTATCCCAGATGCCAAGTTCTGTTCTGAATCCTGCATTGTCAAAGTAAATACCCGCCTGTACCTTCCCACCACCGGAGATTGTTACCGGAACAGCAAAAAGGCCTACTGTGAGAAGAGCAACAAGGACTACTAGAAGTTTTTTCATTTACACTTACCCCCTTTGACAGAGATATTTTGGGATGATTTTACTGCTGTTTTAGAGTATATCACATTTACAAAGTACAAATCAAGCCAGGCGCCATTTGGGGGCGCCTGGAGGTATAACTTACTGCCCAAGAATTATTGCAACTGTTCCAACGGCGAGTGCTACAAAAGAAAGAATTGTTGCAAGGTTTGTCGATGTCTGGAATTTAGAAACCTTTTCATTTATTTCCGCTTTGACAGCTTCGATAGAAGCAGTAGTATCGGTTTTGAGGGTTTCAACCTCATTTTTCAAAGCCTTCACATCGTCTGCATCGGCCTTGGATTTGGTGAGTTTGTAAACATCTCTGCTGAGTTTGTTTGTGATGTTAACGATGACGTTGTAATCGTCAAGCTTTACATAGTTCTCTTCAAGATCATTTTCAATGGCTGCAACTTTCTCTTCCAGAGCCATGATGTCGAAGACGTTTGCGTCTATCTGATCAAAAGCTATTTCCATATCATCGTTCAACAGAGCGACTCCAGCATCGAGGTCGTCGATTTTCTTTGCAAGCTTACTCTCAGTTACACCAATCTTTTTGTAGAGGAATTCCATCTTTGTGGCAAGCTGGTCAGGTGTGACGAAATCCAGATTGGAAATGGTCTCATTCAGCTTGACAATCGAGCTGCTGAGCATCTTCGTTGTTATTTCAAGGTCGGTAACCCTACCTTTGAGGGCTTCTACATCAGCTGACTCAGCAAAGATGGAAAGTTTACCTTCGACATCAGACATTTTCTTTTCGAGGTCCATGATGGAATTGATATTGGAATCCACCTGGTCGTAAAGAACACCAATGCTTTCTTTAAGCTCACCAGTCGTCGATTCCAAAGAACCTTCAAGGGCCGCGATTCTTTCATCGTAAGCTTTGAGATCCGCGGCGTCTGCCTTAGTCCTGAAGAGCTTGAAGACATCCCTTGTAAGCTTGTTGACTATTGCAACAGTGGTTTCATAATCCTTTACTGTTACGTAGTTGGCGAATTCTTCTTTGATGGCATCGAGTTCTTTGAACTGCGTGCTAAGTTTGAGGATCTTCGTGTAAAGAAGGGAGAGTTTTTCATCGAGCTGATCAGAAGTAACCATCTTACCCTCAATAGCATCAATCTTTTCTTTGTAAGCAGCAAAATCAGCTTTAAACTTCGCCAGAGATTGGCCGAGGAGCTTGGTGGTAACTTCAAGGTCCGTTACTTTACCATTGAGTGCTTCGATCCCACCATCGTAAGCGTCAAGAGCCTCTTTGATGGCGTTGAGCTCACCGTAAACATCTTCACGAAGTTCCCAGACCTTCTGTTCCACGTTGTCAAGGTCAATACTTTCTACTTTTACTTCAAGGGCCCTGAACTCGGCCATGATATCGATTACGCTCTTCTTAACATCGGAAATCTCAAGTGAGAGACCCGCGACTTTCTTTGTCAGAGCGAAAACGAGCTCCTGAAGCTTGGCATCGCCAGATTCAGAATAATCGAGGAGCTTCGCGATGGCCATGGCGAGTTGGTAACGGGTGACAGCATCGTTACCCCGGTAAGTGCCATCCGGGAATCCCTGAAGTAACCCAGCAGAAGTGGCTTTCATTACGGCATCGTATGCCCAGTGGTCCTCTGGAACATCTGTGTAAGCAACGCCGAATGCAACAGCTGCGAACACTACGAGGGCCAGCAGAAAAGCAAGTTTCTTCATGAAACCTACCCCCTTTCAAAATGTTTTGCAATTATAGCCGACCGTAGTACGAACCTATTATACAGTAAAGCCGCTATCAGTTTCAAGACTGGGATTTATTTTTGACTTTAAAAAAGCGTCTTTTTCCTATCCTCAAAATGTCACCATCGGAAAGCCTCAATTTAGCATGAATATCGGTGATTACGACGCCGTTGAGCTTTACGCCTCCCTGTTGTATGAGCCTTCTCGCTTCACTACGACTAGGTATTCCAGCGAAATCCGTGAGCAGTTCGACGACGCTGATTTCCTCGTGGTTCAACTTTATTTCGGGCATCTCCTTTGGAAGACTTTTCTCTCTGAAAACCCTTATAAAATAAGCCTGAGCTTCCTCGGCTTTTTCTCTTCCGTGAAACTGGCAGGTGATATCATAAGCCAGTTTCATTTTTATGTCCCGGGGGTTGACACTCCGTTCCTTTATCTGCTTTTCATAGGTTTCAATTTCTTTTTCAGGAATGTTGGTTAGCAGTCTCATGTATTTGATGATTAACTTGTCCGGAATGGACATGAGCTTGCCATACATATCGTTAGGCGTATCCTCAAAGGCAACATAGTTGTCGTAGCTCTTCGACATTTTCAAATTGCCATCTGTACCTTCAATGAGGGGCATCGTGAGAATTATCTGGGGTCTCATTCCATACTCTTCCTGAATCTTTCTAGCGACTATGAAATTGAAGAACTGGTCATCTCCGCCAATTTCAATATCGGCTTCAACCATCACAGAATCATATGCCTGTGCCAGCGGATAAAGAAACTCTGCTATGCTGATGGGCTCGTTATTTTTATACCTCTTTTCGAAATCATTCCTCTCAAGCATTCTCGCGACCGTGTATTTTGCGGCGAGTCTTATTACATCTTCAAAACTCAATTTATCAAGCCATTCAGAGTTGAATCTGATCTCCGTTTTTTCTCTGTCGAGCACTTTAAAAGCCTGCTCACTGTACGTTATAGCATTGGCGCGCGCTTCCTCACTGGAGAGCATGGGGCGAGTCTTCGATCGTCCGGACGGGTCTCCTATCCTGGCAGTAAAATCTCCAATAATGAGGATTACCTGATGGCCAAAATCCTGAAACTGGCGCAGTTTACGTAAGACCACAGCATGTCCGAGATGCAGGTCGGGTCTAGAGGGATCCACTCCCAACTTGACCCTGAGGGGTTTGCCTTCTTTCAATCGTTCCAGCAACTCTTCTTCTGAAACAACGGATATTGCGTTCTGCTTCAGTACTTTTAACTGCTTTTCAAGAGACACCAAGACCATCACCTTGTGTTAGGAAAGTGGAAATGCTCTTGAAATAATGTAAGCAAGGAGTACACTATTTACCATAAACGCGACAGACAGCCACACTGTGATCTTTCCAGGAGTGTCAAG
This genomic interval from Kosmotoga pacifica contains the following:
- a CDS encoding S-layer homology domain-containing protein, producing MKKLAFLLALVVFAAVAFGVAYTDVPEDHWAYDAVMKATSAGLLQGFPDGTYRGNDAVTRYQLAMAIAKLLDYSESGDAKLQELVFALTKKVAGLSLEISDVKKSVIDIMAEFRALEVKVESIDLDNVEQKVWELREDVYGELNAIKEALDAYDGGIEALNGKVTDLEVTTKLLGQSLAKFKADFAAYKEKIDAIEGKMVTSDQLDEKLSLLYTKILKLSTQFKELDAIKEEFANYVTVKDYETTVAIVNKLTRDVFKLFRTKADAADLKAYDERIAALEGSLESTTGELKESIGVLYDQVDSNINSIMDLEKKMSDVEGKLSIFAESADVEALKGRVTDLEITTKMLSSSIVKLNETISNLDFVTPDQLATKMEFLYKKIGVTESKLAKKIDDLDAGVALLNDDMEIAFDQIDANVFDIMALEEKVAAIENDLEENYVKLDDYNVIVNITNKLSRDVYKLTKSKADADDVKALKNEVETLKTDTTASIEAVKAEINEKVSKFQTSTNLATILSFVALAVGTVAIILGQ
- the tyrS gene encoding tyrosine--tRNA ligase; this translates as MSLEKQLKVLKQNAISVVSEEELLERLKEGKPLRVKLGVDPSRPDLHLGHAVVLRKLRQFQDFGHQVILIIGDFTARIGDPSGRSKTRPMLSSEEARANAITYSEQAFKVLDREKTEIRFNSEWLDKLSFEDVIRLAAKYTVARMLERNDFEKRYKNNEPISIAEFLYPLAQAYDSVMVEADIEIGGDDQFFNFIVARKIQEEYGMRPQIILTMPLIEGTDGNLKMSKSYDNYVAFEDTPNDMYGKLMSIPDKLIIKYMRLLTNIPEKEIETYEKQIKERSVNPRDIKMKLAYDITCQFHGREKAEEAQAYFIRVFREKSLPKEMPEIKLNHEEISVVELLTDFAGIPSRSEARRLIQQGGVKLNGVVITDIHAKLRLSDGDILRIGKRRFFKVKNKSQS